The Mycobacteriales bacterium genome has a segment encoding these proteins:
- a CDS encoding fatty acid desaturase, producing PARQSRASSDYAELMADVQQAGLLERSLPRCVPRLTALAVMVAAGILMLVRIGDSWWQLATALYFGVVFVQLGFLGHDAGHQQIFRAKRWNDRFGLVVSNLGVGLSYGWWVDKHNRHHRNPNEVGRDPDVERNILAWNSPQASQQRGLLRVIASHQHLAFFPLLLLEGWNLHVGSVRTLAHRSRNRVIESTLLLVHLGGSLALLLAVMSPVKAVVFVVAQQSVFGLYLGSVFAPNHKGMDMPTGGSRSDFLRRQVLTSRNIIGGRVTAAVFGGLNYQIEHHLFPSMPSRNLRRCRPLVRAFCLARDIAYTETSLVASYRWVLRYLRSVQPDQIG from the coding sequence CACCCGCACGGCAGAGTCGAGCGTCCTCGGACTATGCCGAACTGATGGCTGATGTCCAACAGGCAGGGCTGTTGGAACGCTCACTGCCGAGATGCGTGCCACGGTTGACCGCACTCGCGGTGATGGTCGCCGCGGGAATCCTGATGTTGGTGCGGATCGGTGACTCCTGGTGGCAACTCGCGACGGCGCTGTATTTCGGGGTGGTGTTCGTGCAGCTCGGCTTCCTCGGTCATGACGCGGGGCACCAGCAGATCTTCCGAGCCAAGAGGTGGAACGATCGCTTCGGGCTCGTCGTCTCCAACCTCGGTGTCGGCCTCAGCTACGGCTGGTGGGTCGACAAGCACAACCGGCACCATCGCAACCCCAACGAAGTCGGACGTGATCCGGACGTGGAGCGAAACATCCTGGCCTGGAACAGCCCGCAGGCGAGCCAGCAGCGCGGGCTGCTCCGCGTCATCGCTAGCCACCAGCACCTCGCGTTCTTTCCGTTGTTGCTGCTCGAAGGGTGGAACCTGCACGTGGGAAGCGTGCGGACGCTGGCGCACCGGTCACGAAACCGTGTAATCGAGTCCACACTGCTACTCGTCCATCTGGGTGGGAGTCTCGCCCTTCTGCTCGCCGTCATGTCGCCGGTCAAAGCGGTCGTCTTCGTCGTGGCGCAGCAGTCGGTCTTCGGCCTGTACTTGGGGTCGGTCTTCGCGCCCAACCACAAAGGCATGGACATGCCGACGGGCGGTAGCCGGTCCGACTTCCTGCGACGCCAGGTGCTGACCTCCCGCAACATCATCGGCGGTCGCGTGACGGCAGCGGTGTTCGGCGGGTTGAACTACCAGATCGAGCATCACCTGTTTCCCAGCATGCCCAGCCGCAACCTGCGCCGATGCCGCCCCCTCGTGCGCGCGTTCTGCCTGGCACGGGATATCGCATACACCGAGACCAGCCTCGTCGCCTCATACCGATGGGTGCTGCGCTACCTACGCAGCGTCCAGCCCGATCAGATCGGGTGA